From one Cupriavidus sp. P-10 genomic stretch:
- a CDS encoding RidA family protein, with protein sequence MAGNPDTSDRTICTIRTISPDTLATPGGHYSHATVANGMVFISGQLPITPDGRKLADAPFAEQAMQVLANVEAALVAGGSSIGALVQVRVYVDSIDNWPVFNAIYAAWAGAARPARAVVPTGPLHFGLKVEVEAVALASRA encoded by the coding sequence ATGGCTGGTAACCCCGACACAAGCGACCGCACGATCTGCACGATCCGGACGATCTCCCCGGACACCCTGGCCACCCCGGGCGGACACTACAGCCACGCCACCGTCGCCAACGGCATGGTCTTCATCTCGGGGCAACTGCCGATCACGCCGGACGGCCGCAAGCTGGCCGACGCGCCATTCGCCGAGCAGGCCATGCAAGTGCTGGCCAACGTCGAAGCCGCGCTGGTAGCAGGCGGCAGCAGCATCGGTGCGCTGGTGCAGGTGCGCGTCTATGTCGACAGCATCGACAACTGGCCTGTCTTCAACGCGATCTACGCCGCGTGGGCGGGCGCAGCGCGGCCGGCGCGCGCGGTGGTGCCCACCGGCCCGCTGCACTTTGGGCTCAAGGTGGAGGTGGAAGCGGTGGCGCTGGCATCGCGCGCGTAA